Proteins encoded within one genomic window of Candidatus Omnitrophota bacterium:
- a CDS encoding phosphate ABC transporter substrate-binding protein yields MRYGWGRCLTAVSIALGVGAAAAAEELTGSLQIKGSDTMVNLAQAWAEEFMAIHPQVTVAVTGGGSGTGVAALIGGTCDLAATSRKMSPKEITKATAKGVAPKEWIAALDGIAVVVHPSNPVKRLTIEQLAGIFTGTIRNWKDVGGDDAGILLLSREVNSGTHVFFKEHVLGKDASGHDREFSQEALLLPSSQAIADEVAANATAIGYYGMGYANPQNAVVGVGTSAAGPFVAPSEASVRSGAYPIARPLLFYTRGGPEGLAKAFLDYVLSPEGQAVVRRIDFVPIAPAS; encoded by the coding sequence ATGCGATACGGGTGGGGAAGGTGTTTGACGGCGGTGAGCATCGCGTTGGGTGTTGGCGCGGCGGCCGCGGCCGAGGAGCTCACCGGCAGCTTGCAGATCAAGGGCTCGGATACGATGGTCAACCTCGCCCAGGCGTGGGCCGAGGAGTTTATGGCCATCCATCCGCAGGTGACCGTGGCGGTGACGGGCGGCGGATCCGGCACCGGCGTCGCGGCCTTGATTGGGGGCACGTGCGATCTGGCGGCCACCTCTCGGAAGATGTCGCCAAAAGAAATCACCAAGGCTACGGCCAAAGGGGTGGCGCCGAAGGAATGGATCGCGGCCTTAGATGGCATCGCGGTCGTCGTGCATCCAAGCAACCCGGTGAAGCGACTCACCATTGAGCAATTGGCCGGGATTTTTACCGGGACGATCCGCAACTGGAAAGACGTCGGCGGCGACGACGCGGGCATCCTCCTGCTGTCCCGAGAGGTCAATTCGGGAACGCATGTCTTTTTCAAGGAGCATGTGCTGGGCAAGGATGCCTCTGGCCATGACCGGGAATTCTCCCAAGAGGCGCTGCTGTTGCCGTCCTCTCAGGCCATTGCGGATGAAGTCGCGGCCAATGCGACGGCGATCGGCTATTACGGCATGGGATACGCCAATCCTCAGAATGCCGTCGTGGGTGTCGGAACAAGCGCTGCCGGGCCGTTTGTTGCCCCATCTGAAGCGTCCGTGCGATCCGGAGCCTACCCGATTGCGCGGCCGCTGCTCTTCTATACCCGCGGCGGGCCCGAGGGGTTGGCGAAGGCGTTTCTCGACTATGTCCTCTCGCCCGAGGGGCAGGCCGTCGTGCGTCGCATCGACTTCGTGCCGATCGCACCCGCCTCATGA